In a single window of the Gemmatimonadota bacterium genome:
- a CDS encoding SRPBCC family protein yields MSLIFPFNPDIHRAATIPARLYVDPVYLALEEEKIFGRTWQLVGRTAQVTESGQFATASIAQEAIVILRDKAALRGFHNICLHRAGPVAQGCGTRQTLQCKYHGWTYRLNGELLRAPEMESAEGFRPEEMRLMPVQVASWGPLVFANLDLKAPPLEHFLEDIPARTERFHPDAMQFVMRKTWTIACNWKVYVDNYLEGYHLPMVHPGLHKELDYDQYRVEPHRYWSLQHAPLRPVTSADRRYLPSEGDSDAQYYWLFPNVMLNVYQGQMQTNVVIPRGTDHCEVVFEWYSTQPPDDATNDANWTRLVAFSDEIQAEDIEICEQVQQNLRSRSYDRGRYAPTRENGVHHFHSLLHEFLT; encoded by the coding sequence ATGAGCCTGATCTTCCCGTTCAACCCCGACATTCATCGGGCCGCCACCATCCCGGCGCGGCTCTATGTCGATCCGGTGTACCTCGCCCTCGAGGAGGAGAAGATCTTCGGCCGCACCTGGCAGCTGGTCGGCCGCACCGCCCAGGTGACGGAGAGTGGCCAGTTCGCGACGGCGTCGATCGCCCAGGAGGCGATCGTGATCCTGCGCGACAAGGCGGCGCTGCGGGGATTTCACAATATCTGCCTGCACCGCGCCGGTCCGGTGGCGCAGGGATGCGGCACCCGCCAGACCCTCCAGTGCAAGTACCACGGCTGGACCTATCGTCTCAACGGCGAGCTGCTCCGCGCCCCCGAGATGGAATCCGCCGAGGGATTCCGGCCGGAGGAGATGCGACTGATGCCGGTGCAGGTCGCCAGCTGGGGCCCGCTCGTCTTCGCCAATCTCGACCTCAAGGCGCCACCACTCGAGCACTTCCTGGAAGACATCCCGGCCCGCACCGAACGCTTCCACCCCGACGCGATGCAGTTCGTGATGCGCAAGACCTGGACGATTGCGTGTAACTGGAAGGTGTACGTCGACAATTATCTCGAGGGATACCACCTGCCGATGGTACACCCGGGGCTCCACAAGGAACTCGACTACGACCAGTATCGCGTGGAGCCGCATCGCTACTGGTCACTCCAGCACGCGCCGCTGCGCCCCGTCACCAGCGCCGATCGTCGCTATCTCCCGAGCGAGGGCGACAGCGACGCGCAGTACTACTGGCTCTTCCCGAACGTGATGCTCAACGTCTACCAAGGGCAGATGCAGACCAACGTGGTCATTCCGCGTGGCACCGACCACTGCGAAGTGGTGTTCGAGTGGTATTCCACGCAGCCACCAGACGATGCGACGAACGATGCCAATTGGACCAGACTGGTCGCCTTCAGCGACGAGATCCAGGCCGAAGACATCGAGATCTGCGAGCAGGTGCAGCAGAATCTCCGGTCGCGTTCCTATGACCGCGGACGCTACGCCCCGACTCGCGAGAACGGCGTGCACCATTTCCATTCGCTGCTGCACGAGTTCCTGACCTGA
- a CDS encoding amidohydrolase family protein: MALSLRPAWAVVVGVLFAVPMAAQRNVPATYAITNARIVPVGAPTIASGTVVIRDGLIAAVGATVVVPADARIIDGNGLTVYPGFIDAYGSLGLPTATAGNAAGGGAAGRAAAATTAARPAGAPNSTNAVGLQPEVTVVEALDPDESSFTAAHAAGITAAFTATATGVFRGTAAIINLDGTDVSAMILKPSVAQSIGFSRGGGGFGGGGGGGGFPGSLFAVFAALRQELLDAQRYHDLKAAYDRNPRGLQRPAWDPSLEALQPVLARQQQVVMFANTEREIIRALDLAKEFNLRVLIAGGSEAYKVTDRLKAENVPVLLSVNFPRRTAAGGGAAGGGFGGGRGGAPADDEPELMRTLRERVEAPKSPGRLATAGVRFAFQSSANFTEYLANVRRAVDAGLPADQALRAMTLGPAELFGVSDRIGTIEAGKIANLTITRGDLLDKSARVTQLFVDGKQITIPAPTTGTPNSRTP, from the coding sequence ATGGCACTTTCGCTCCGCCCCGCGTGGGCGGTCGTGGTCGGCGTCCTCTTTGCCGTGCCCATGGCCGCGCAACGCAATGTCCCGGCGACCTACGCCATCACCAATGCCCGGATCGTCCCGGTGGGTGCCCCGACCATCGCGTCGGGGACCGTGGTGATTCGCGACGGACTGATTGCCGCTGTCGGCGCCACCGTCGTCGTTCCGGCCGATGCCCGGATCATCGACGGCAATGGCCTCACGGTCTATCCCGGCTTCATCGATGCCTACGGCTCTCTCGGCCTGCCCACGGCGACGGCGGGCAATGCCGCTGGTGGCGGGGCTGCGGGCCGTGCCGCTGCGGCGACGACTGCAGCCCGCCCGGCCGGGGCTCCCAATTCCACCAACGCGGTCGGGCTGCAACCCGAGGTCACGGTGGTCGAGGCGCTCGACCCCGATGAGTCCTCGTTCACTGCCGCGCACGCCGCAGGAATCACGGCTGCGTTCACGGCAACCGCGACCGGTGTCTTCCGGGGCACGGCGGCGATCATCAACCTCGACGGCACCGACGTCTCGGCGATGATCCTCAAGCCGAGCGTGGCGCAGTCCATCGGCTTTTCGCGTGGTGGCGGCGGCTTCGGGGGCGGCGGTGGCGGCGGCGGTTTTCCCGGCTCGCTCTTCGCTGTCTTCGCGGCGCTGCGCCAGGAACTGCTCGATGCCCAGCGCTATCACGACCTCAAGGCAGCCTACGACAGGAATCCGCGAGGGCTGCAGCGCCCAGCGTGGGATCCGTCGCTGGAAGCCCTGCAGCCCGTGCTCGCGCGGCAGCAGCAGGTGGTGATGTTCGCCAACACGGAACGGGAAATCATCCGCGCCCTCGACCTCGCCAAGGAGTTCAACCTCCGCGTCCTGATCGCGGGCGGCAGCGAGGCGTACAAAGTCACCGATCGGCTCAAGGCGGAGAACGTGCCGGTGCTGCTCTCGGTGAACTTTCCGAGACGCACCGCTGCAGGCGGTGGTGCCGCGGGCGGCGGATTCGGAGGCGGGCGCGGTGGTGCCCCGGCCGATGACGAGCCGGAGCTGATGCGCACGCTGCGGGAGCGCGTGGAAGCGCCCAAGTCGCCAGGGCGTCTCGCCACGGCCGGGGTGCGTTTCGCGTTCCAGTCGTCGGCCAATTTCACCGAATATCTCGCGAATGTCCGTCGCGCGGTCGACGCCGGGTTGCCGGCCGATCAGGCGCTCCGGGCGATGACGCTGGGCCCGGCCGAGCTGTTCGGTGTGAGCGATCGCATCGGCACCATCGAAGCGGGGAAGATCGCGAATCTCACCATCACCCGCGGCGACCTGCTCGACAAGAGTGCGCGCGTGACGCAACTCTTCGTTGATGGCAAGCAGATCACCATTCCGGCGCCGACCACCGGCACGCCGAATTCGAGGACGCCATGA
- a CDS encoding amidohydrolase family protein, translating to MNSALFAVLALATAGVASSATPILRVGENRAAQARRLPAAAPGPVLIRNATVLTVTKGTLPNTDVLLVNGKIAQIGKNLTAPANATIIDATGKFVMPGIIDPHSHMMIDALNEGTLSVTSMVRIRDVLNPTAPNIYRALAGGTTTLNLLHGSANTIGGQNTVVKLKWGRTGEEMVFPGALPGIKFALGENVTRKNSANVVVVGQPQAARRYPTTRMGQEEVLRDAFTRARDYKADWDEYRARVAKKEPNLVAPRRDLELEPLVEVLEGKRLVHAHSYRADEMLMLLELSDEFKFHVQTLQHGLEGYKIASEIAKHGTGLSTFADMWGYKIEAYDAIPYNVAIAMRHGVVTTINSDDDGRARRLNIDAAKLIRYGGLTDDEALKTITYNGAVQLGIQDKVGSIEVGKDADVVIWNGHPLSVYSSVETTFIDGEIFFDKAKDKAMREALALERAELEKAEPNQLPARGGGPGRTGPPATTPPQEDR from the coding sequence ATGAACTCCGCTCTTTTCGCGGTACTCGCCCTCGCGACCGCTGGCGTCGCGTCGAGCGCGACGCCGATTCTCCGCGTCGGCGAGAACCGCGCCGCGCAAGCGCGGCGCCTACCTGCCGCCGCGCCGGGTCCGGTGCTGATCCGGAATGCCACCGTCCTCACGGTCACGAAGGGGACGCTGCCGAACACCGACGTGCTGCTGGTCAACGGCAAGATCGCGCAGATCGGCAAGAACCTCACGGCCCCGGCGAACGCCACGATCATCGACGCTACCGGCAAGTTCGTGATGCCCGGCATCATTGATCCGCACTCGCACATGATGATCGATGCCTTGAACGAAGGGACCCTTTCGGTCACTTCGATGGTCCGGATCCGTGATGTCCTCAATCCCACGGCACCGAACATCTATCGCGCGCTGGCCGGCGGCACGACGACGCTCAACCTCCTCCATGGCTCGGCCAATACCATTGGCGGCCAGAACACCGTCGTGAAGCTCAAGTGGGGCCGCACAGGCGAAGAGATGGTCTTCCCGGGAGCCTTGCCGGGGATCAAGTTCGCCCTTGGCGAAAACGTCACGCGCAAGAACAGCGCGAACGTCGTGGTGGTGGGGCAGCCGCAGGCTGCACGCCGGTATCCGACCACGCGCATGGGGCAGGAGGAAGTGCTCCGTGATGCCTTCACGCGCGCTCGTGACTACAAGGCCGACTGGGACGAGTACCGCGCCCGGGTGGCGAAGAAGGAGCCGAATCTCGTGGCACCGCGCCGCGATCTCGAACTCGAGCCGCTGGTGGAAGTGCTCGAAGGGAAGCGGCTGGTGCACGCGCATTCCTATCGTGCCGATGAAATGCTGATGCTGCTCGAGCTCTCCGACGAATTCAAGTTCCACGTCCAGACGCTGCAGCACGGCCTCGAGGGCTACAAGATCGCCTCGGAAATCGCGAAGCACGGCACCGGGCTCTCGACCTTCGCCGACATGTGGGGCTACAAGATCGAGGCATACGACGCGATCCCATACAACGTCGCGATCGCCATGCGGCACGGCGTCGTGACCACGATCAATTCGGACGACGATGGCCGGGCGCGTCGCCTCAACATCGACGCCGCCAAGCTGATCCGGTATGGCGGCCTCACCGATGACGAGGCACTCAAGACCATCACCTACAACGGGGCTGTGCAGCTCGGCATCCAGGATAAAGTGGGGTCGATCGAAGTCGGCAAGGACGCCGATGTGGTGATCTGGAATGGTCATCCGCTGTCGGTGTACTCCTCGGTCGAGACGACCTTCATCGATGGCGAGATCTTCTTCGACAAGGCGAAGGACAAGGCGATGCGCGAGGCGCTGGCGCTCGAACGCGCCGAACTCGAGAAGGCCGAACCGAACCAGCTGCCCGCGCGTGGTGGTGGTCCCGGACGCACTGGCCCGCCCGCCACTACCCCGCCTCAGGAGGACCGGTGA
- a CDS encoding amidohydrolase family protein yields MNRTFCLAALFATAAVPPLSAQLGSYNPAPGARGVYVIRNAHIVPVAGPEIANGTIVIGVDGKIAAVGANVAVPADAKIIDGTGLSVFPGMMEAGTAIGLAEITEGANATVDDAEVGRFNPNVQAFFGIDPHSAHIGVSRVVGITHVMSRPSGGLISGQAAIINMAGYTVPEMALVPRAGMVFNLPSARGGGRGQGGGFGAPAATAAATPGRMTPTDSIKQLLRDAEVYGKTLDAYAKDKTLPRPKSDLVLASLLPVVRGEMPALFNAATSAEIKEAVAFAEEMKIKPIIIGGRDAPKITDFLKQHDVPVLFSATMDLPSREDDPYDANYSAPAKLAAAGVRFAIISGEPNPDIRNLPYVAGMAASFGLSKADALKAVTLWPAQITGLGDKLGTIEVGKIANLVVLNGDMLEARSDTKYLFIDGRPVPLETKHTQLYDTFKNRP; encoded by the coding sequence ATGAACCGCACGTTCTGTCTCGCTGCCCTGTTCGCCACCGCGGCAGTCCCGCCGCTCTCGGCGCAGCTGGGCAGCTACAATCCGGCACCTGGCGCGCGTGGCGTCTACGTGATTCGTAATGCGCACATTGTCCCGGTGGCCGGTCCCGAAATCGCCAATGGCACGATCGTGATCGGAGTCGATGGCAAGATCGCGGCGGTCGGAGCGAATGTGGCCGTGCCCGCCGACGCGAAAATCATCGATGGCACCGGCCTCTCGGTCTTCCCGGGGATGATGGAGGCCGGCACCGCGATCGGACTCGCCGAAATCACCGAAGGCGCCAATGCCACGGTCGATGATGCCGAGGTTGGTCGCTTCAATCCGAATGTGCAGGCCTTCTTCGGGATCGATCCGCACAGCGCCCACATCGGTGTGTCGCGCGTGGTCGGCATCACTCACGTGATGTCGCGGCCGAGCGGTGGGCTGATCTCCGGTCAGGCCGCCATCATCAACATGGCGGGCTATACGGTGCCGGAGATGGCGCTGGTGCCGCGGGCCGGCATGGTGTTCAACCTGCCGAGCGCACGCGGCGGTGGACGGGGGCAGGGTGGCGGCTTCGGTGCCCCGGCCGCCACTGCAGCTGCCACACCGGGCCGGATGACGCCAACCGATTCGATCAAGCAGCTGTTGCGTGATGCCGAGGTCTACGGCAAGACTCTCGACGCCTACGCCAAGGACAAGACGCTTCCGCGGCCGAAGAGTGACTTGGTGCTGGCGTCACTGCTCCCGGTGGTGCGCGGTGAAATGCCGGCGCTCTTCAATGCGGCCACGTCGGCCGAGATCAAGGAAGCGGTCGCGTTTGCGGAGGAGATGAAGATCAAGCCGATCATCATCGGTGGGCGGGATGCACCGAAGATCACCGACTTCCTGAAGCAGCACGATGTGCCGGTGCTCTTCAGTGCGACGATGGACCTGCCGAGTCGCGAGGACGATCCCTACGACGCGAACTACTCGGCGCCGGCGAAGCTCGCGGCCGCGGGCGTGCGCTTCGCGATCATTTCGGGTGAGCCGAATCCCGACATCCGGAACCTGCCGTACGTGGCGGGGATGGCGGCATCATTCGGGCTGTCGAAGGCGGATGCGCTCAAGGCCGTGACGCTCTGGCCGGCGCAGATCACCGGACTCGGCGACAAGCTGGGCACTATTGAGGTGGGCAAGATCGCCAACCTCGTCGTGCTCAACGGCGACATGCTCGAGGCCCGGAGCGATACCAAGTATCTCTTCATCGACGGGCGGCCGGTGCCCCTCGAGACCAAGCACACCCAGCTCTACGACACGTTCAAGAATCGTCCGTAA
- a CDS encoding glutathione peroxidase, with protein MTLDQFTVQSADGTAVPLDHYRGQVVLVVNVASACGFTPQYAGLEQLQRKYQERGFSVLAFPCNQFGEQEPGSAEEIARFCETNYQVSFPIFDKVDVNGPDASPLWTWLKEERPGILGTTAIKWNFTKFLVSRRGVVCKRFGSQTTPEEIEPEIVARLTDDS; from the coding sequence ATGACGCTCGACCAGTTTACCGTGCAGTCCGCCGATGGCACGGCCGTGCCGCTCGACCACTATCGTGGTCAGGTGGTACTCGTGGTGAACGTGGCATCTGCGTGCGGCTTTACCCCGCAGTACGCCGGCCTCGAACAGTTGCAACGCAAGTATCAGGAGCGTGGCTTCTCGGTGCTCGCGTTTCCCTGCAATCAATTTGGCGAGCAGGAACCCGGCAGCGCCGAGGAGATCGCCCGGTTCTGCGAAACCAACTATCAGGTCTCGTTTCCGATCTTCGACAAGGTCGACGTCAACGGGCCCGATGCTTCGCCCCTCTGGACCTGGCTCAAGGAGGAACGCCCCGGCATTCTCGGCACGACCGCCATCAAGTGGAATTTCACCAAGTTCCTGGTGTCGCGACGCGGGGTGGTCTGCAAGCGCTTTGGCTCGCAAACCACCCCGGAAGAGATCGAACCCGAAATCGTCGCGCGACTTACGGACGATTCTTGA